The DNA window CCATAAATTTTGACGGGATCATAAATCACTGACTGAATGTCACACGACGGCATGTTGTGTGTCCAGCCAGTAAAAGTCGAAAGCAAGAAGGAAACCGAGTTGTCAGACATTCAGCCAAAGGAGGATGAAAACTTGGGTAGACTACATTTCACATTGGACTACAACTTCACAGATAATATGGTGAGATGTCAACCAAATGTCATCTGACAATAAGAACTTTTCTTAATCTTCAATCTGCATTCTCACACAAGCTCGTAGTGGGCATCTTGCAAGCAGCCGGACTTCCTGCCATGGACGTGGGCGGAAGCTCGGACCCTTACGTTAAGGTTTATCTGCTCccggacaaaaagaaaaagtttgaaaCCAAAGTTCACAGAAAGACTCTGGAACCCAATTTCAATGAGACGTTCACATTTAAggtgattttttccccccttgattattattattttttgaatgCTAAAATTTACAGTGGGAATAAATTTCAGATAAATATATTTCTGCTCcaggatacaaaaaaaaaaaaaaaaatcagcatacAGGGTCTAACAATGAGTATGTACAGGTACCGTACACGGAACTGGGCGGCAAGACGCTGGTGATGACTGTGTACGACTTTGACCGCTTCTCCAAGCACGATGCCATTGGGGTGGTGAAGATCCCAATGAGCAGCGTGGACTTCAGCCAGTCGCTGCAGGAATGGCGCGATCTGCAGAAGGCGGAAAAAGAGGAGGTGCGTATAAGACCTCGATTTTGTTGTGCCAAGCCGATCATCGACTGAGATACGAGAGCTATATCGAAAATGCGGCTTGGAGGAGTTCATATTTTGCTGTGTACCTCTCTCGCTGTGTGTCAGAGTGAGCGGCTCGGAGATATTTGTTTGTCCTTGAGGTACGTTCCGACAGCAGGCAAGTTGACCGTAGTGATCCTGGAGGCCAAAAAcctgaagaaaatggatgtggGTGGATTATCAGGTGAGTCAAACAACAAAGCATGCTCTCTAATCTCCAGACTTTTTAGTGCTTTGAGTTAAGGAGCTATTGATGCACTGTTAAATGTTCCCGTTCTTCTCGTTAGACCCTTATGTGAAGATCCACTTGATGCTGAATGGGAAAAGactcaagaaaaagaaaaccagcATCAAGAAGAATACTTTGAACCCTTACTACAATGAGTCGTTCAGCTTTGAAGTGTCGTGTGAACAAATAGAGGTACACCAAGAGATAGAT is part of the Syngnathus acus chromosome 6, fSynAcu1.2, whole genome shotgun sequence genome and encodes:
- the syt1b gene encoding synaptotagmin-1b; translated protein: MTGTNKAFPIVPTRAAQGSNATENQTHPAGQSPDKFKSEPHQIHTSSWLVVAFCIVSLFVLLSFGACAWKKCLKKDKDKKKGKEKSKGGDFDMENDERSKEPVKVESKKETELSDIQPKEDENLGRLHFTLDYNFTDNMLVVGILQAAGLPAMDVGGSSDPYVKVYLLPDKKKKFETKVHRKTLEPNFNETFTFKVPYTELGGKTLVMTVYDFDRFSKHDAIGVVKIPMSSVDFSQSLQEWRDLQKAEKEESERLGDICLSLRYVPTAGKLTVVILEAKNLKKMDVGGLSDPYVKIHLMLNGKRLKKKKTSIKKNTLNPYYNESFSFEVSCEQIEKVQVAVTVLDYDKIGKNDAIGKVLLGGSIAGSEQHHWSDMLANPRRPIAQWHSLQPEDDINALISKK